A window of the Candidatus Tanganyikabacteria bacterium genome harbors these coding sequences:
- a CDS encoding SAM-dependent methyltransferase, whose protein sequence is MTAAEAHIRARLAEGGRLTFAEFMALALYGPGGYYCTDRSRIGPAGDFYTSPTVHPAFGALLAGQAREIWQRAGRPHAFDILELGGGRGTLAADLLYALREGDPACFAAVRYTVSDLAPPPDVPPAVAHKIAFRPGDAGLPDVVTGLVLANEFLDALPVHRVQKLQGKLQELYVEIAGDRLCESPGPPSKPDLELQVAPWFGDLPEGGTAEVSLAMVAFMKRLGAALRGGVALFIDYGGWRSDLLRRPAGTLRAYWRHRIQPGPFEAIGEADITCHVDFSSLRNQAAALGFEVLGEISQGAFLQNLGMAELRRALAAAPLDPPALAANLAALEDLVAPAGLGAFRVMALGAATAGLRLSGIEGGPLPPLCAPAATRRHMALWGGNLPGDAWREVEPPGWSDLLVGGVEDLD, encoded by the coding sequence ATGACGGCGGCCGAAGCGCACATCCGGGCCCGCCTCGCCGAGGGAGGCCGGCTCACGTTCGCGGAGTTCATGGCCCTCGCCCTGTACGGGCCCGGCGGCTACTACTGCACGGATCGATCCCGGATCGGGCCCGCGGGAGACTTCTACACCAGCCCCACCGTCCACCCGGCATTCGGCGCCCTCCTGGCCGGGCAGGCGCGCGAGATCTGGCAGCGCGCGGGTAGGCCCCACGCGTTCGACATCCTCGAACTTGGAGGCGGACGGGGCACCCTGGCGGCGGATCTCCTCTACGCCCTTCGCGAAGGCGATCCGGCATGCTTCGCGGCCGTCCGCTACACCGTGAGCGACCTGGCCCCTCCGCCGGACGTGCCCCCGGCCGTCGCGCACAAGATTGCCTTCAGGCCGGGGGATGCGGGCCTGCCCGATGTGGTGACGGGCTTGGTGCTGGCGAACGAGTTCCTGGACGCCCTCCCGGTCCACCGCGTGCAGAAGCTGCAAGGAAAGCTGCAAGAGCTCTACGTGGAGATCGCCGGCGATCGGCTCTGCGAATCCCCCGGGCCACCTTCGAAGCCGGACCTGGAGCTGCAAGTCGCCCCCTGGTTCGGCGACCTGCCCGAAGGCGGTACGGCCGAGGTCTCGCTGGCCATGGTCGCGTTCATGAAGCGCCTCGGGGCCGCCCTGCGTGGCGGAGTGGCCCTGTTCATCGACTACGGCGGGTGGCGATCGGACTTGCTGCGGCGGCCCGCGGGTACTCTCCGGGCATACTGGCGGCATCGCATCCAGCCAGGGCCGTTCGAGGCGATCGGTGAGGCTGACATAACCTGTCATGTGGACTTTTCCAGCCTGCGCAATCAGGCTGCTGCGCTTGGTTTCGAGGTCCTGGGGGAGATCTCCCAGGGGGCATTCCTGCAAAACCTCGGCATGGCCGAACTTCGGCGGGCACTTGCCGCCGCGCCGCTGGACCCGCCTGCCCTGGCGGCGAACCTGGCCGCCTTGGAGGATCTGGTGGCTCCCGCCGGCCTCGGGGCCTTCCGGGTCATGGCCTTGGGCGCGGCGACGGCGGGGCTGCGCCTCTCCGGTATCGAGGGGGGGCCATTGCCGCCGCTGTGCGCGCCCGCGGCGACGCGCCGGCACATGGCGCTGTGGGGCGGCAACCTCCCCGGCGACGCTTGGCGGGAAGTCGAACCGCCGGGCTGGAGCGACCTACTGGTCGGCGGCGTCGAAGACCTTGATTGA
- a CDS encoding ferredoxin: protein MLDLQVVAVTVNQKTCIGCGRCAATAPEVFRIRKGKSGVRDGADYSVGDYIRAAERNCPSNSIKVFDAADQ from the coding sequence ATGCTTGATCTGCAAGTCGTGGCCGTGACCGTCAACCAGAAGACGTGCATCGGCTGCGGCCGCTGCGCGGCCACGGCTCCCGAGGTCTTCCGCATCCGGAAGGGCAAGTCCGGCGTCCGCGACGGCGCGGATTACTCGGTCGGCGACTACATCCGCGCGGCCGAGCGCAATTGCCCCAGCAACTCAATCAAGGTCTTCGACGCCGCCGACCAGTAG
- a CDS encoding acylphosphatase produces the protein MSGEDVRVHALVCGRVQGVWYRQSTCERAGELGVTGWVRNLPDGRVEILAEGSRPAVEALLEWARQGPPLAAVDRVDTHWEAPTGDFQAFRVR, from the coding sequence GTGAGCGGCGAGGATGTCCGGGTGCATGCGCTGGTCTGCGGGCGCGTGCAGGGCGTCTGGTATCGCCAGAGCACCTGCGAGCGCGCCGGGGAGCTGGGCGTTACCGGCTGGGTGCGCAACCTGCCCGACGGCCGCGTCGAGATCCTCGCCGAGGGCTCGCGGCCGGCGGTCGAAGCCCTCCTCGAGTGGGCCCGGCAGGGGCCGCCGCTGGCCGCGGTGGACCGCGTCGACACCCACTGGGAGGCCCCCACGGGAGATTTCCAGGCGTTCCGAGTAAGATAG
- a CDS encoding alpha/beta fold hydrolase, translating into MSTAPSSHLIQDLQIAGEPDLMARLYQPGGTVVAGAVLAHGFASRADEFGALPAALAARGVATLAFDFRGHGASGGERSYNTGPGQDADLARAVRALCSQSAAAAANLFLVGHSVGTAPVLRLLADPERQFAGGVLLAPVAIPGDAVSPGMRLFYEAAYAVARQVHGLTGIHLHVPYQFDYPDLFADPDAARRAAEQGFLQRTVSLLNLPYLTKEINNVSVAARVAVPALVVVGSEDRVIPNVHSRAVFEALGSEDKEWVRVVGAGHSFLGDRGAAEACGTIVDWIAARIAGADR; encoded by the coding sequence ATGTCCACCGCCCCGTCATCCCACCTGATCCAGGATCTGCAGATCGCCGGCGAGCCTGACCTGATGGCGCGCCTGTACCAGCCGGGCGGCACGGTCGTCGCCGGCGCCGTCCTGGCGCACGGCTTCGCTTCCCGGGCGGACGAATTCGGCGCGCTGCCGGCGGCGCTAGCGGCGCGGGGCGTCGCCACGCTGGCGTTCGATTTCCGCGGCCACGGGGCCTCGGGCGGCGAGCGCAGCTACAACACCGGCCCGGGGCAGGATGCCGACCTCGCGCGGGCGGTGCGCGCCTTGTGCAGCCAGAGCGCGGCGGCGGCGGCCAACCTGTTCCTGGTGGGACACAGCGTGGGCACGGCCCCTGTCTTGCGCCTGCTCGCCGATCCAGAGCGGCAGTTCGCGGGCGGGGTGCTGCTCGCACCGGTGGCGATTCCCGGCGACGCCGTGTCCCCCGGTATGCGGCTGTTCTACGAGGCGGCTTACGCGGTCGCCAGGCAAGTGCACGGCCTGACCGGCATCCACCTCCACGTGCCGTACCAGTTCGATTACCCCGACCTCTTCGCCGATCCGGATGCCGCAAGGCGAGCCGCCGAGCAAGGGTTCCTACAGCGCACGGTCTCCCTGCTCAACCTGCCGTACCTGACCAAGGAGATCAACAACGTGAGCGTGGCGGCCCGGGTCGCGGTGCCGGCCCTGGTGGTGGTCGGCAGCGAGGATCGGGTGATCCCGAATGTGCACTCCAGGGCCGTCTTCGAGGCACTGGGCAGCGAGGACAAGGAGTGGGTGCGCGTGGTGGGCGCGGGCCACTCCTTCCTTGGCGACCGCGGCGCCGCCGAAGCCTGTGGGACCATCGTCGACTGGATCGCCGCCAGGATCGCGGGGGCCGACCGGTGA
- a CDS encoding AarF/ABC1/UbiB kinase family protein, translating to MSSSPTSRGRPPSAPPTPHQRRVEIASILAKYGWDILLFRLSLVELLPAGLRQRFQMSSFLAVRQLEEAPEAELVLPLPSVFRAILEELGPTYVKLGQVLSTRADLLPQPYIDELAKLQEQVTPAPWAAMEQVILEEWNGRHPESPARTVLDIYADFDTIPLAAGSLGQVYKAKVRQPAGDLLDVIVKVQRPGIDVVVEADMAVLLDFARLITARTQWGKWNNVVGLAEEFAAIIRNELDFTKEAASTEEIGRNLAAWYGDKVKTPRIHWDYTSRRMQVQEFLEGAKVSQLFPRRGGKGPAAIALSVEQRKRIAETLTVCFLRQIFVDGFFHADPHPGNVMFQFRRGSEGMPTLVLIDFGMVGRTDPRSREILIDFFLAMIQFDAVRATDRILEYGQPQQRVDKFALQVELDHLMREYLGKPTAEVQMGQLLQKVLDLMMKYRVRMPTSFLLISRVLVTTEGICRQLDPDYMLIKVAEPFIRSLIQSQFTSLLQGEQLMRLALDVKNFMMRTPRRIDDFLTQLTSGQIRIETDFRNMHRIERTLTVVGNKIAFSLLNAALLLAGALMMHLDSGPRLFGFPALSIVTFSLSALLGTWLLISILRSGQLK from the coding sequence ATGTCCTCGTCCCCTACTTCGCGGGGGCGGCCGCCGTCGGCGCCGCCGACTCCGCACCAGCGCCGGGTCGAGATCGCCTCGATCCTGGCCAAGTACGGGTGGGACATCCTGCTGTTCCGCCTCTCGCTGGTCGAACTGCTGCCGGCCGGGTTGCGCCAGCGGTTCCAGATGTCGTCGTTCCTCGCGGTGCGCCAGCTGGAAGAGGCGCCCGAGGCCGAGCTTGTCCTGCCGCTCCCTTCGGTCTTCCGCGCCATCCTCGAGGAACTCGGCCCCACCTACGTCAAGCTCGGGCAGGTGCTCTCGACGCGCGCCGACCTCCTGCCTCAGCCCTACATCGACGAGCTGGCGAAGCTCCAGGAGCAGGTCACGCCGGCGCCCTGGGCGGCGATGGAGCAGGTCATCCTCGAGGAATGGAACGGCCGCCATCCCGAGTCGCCGGCCCGCACGGTGCTGGACATCTACGCCGATTTCGACACCATCCCGCTGGCGGCGGGCTCGCTCGGCCAGGTATACAAGGCGAAGGTCCGCCAGCCGGCCGGCGATCTGCTCGACGTCATCGTCAAGGTGCAGCGGCCGGGCATCGACGTCGTGGTCGAGGCCGACATGGCCGTGCTGCTCGATTTCGCGCGGCTGATCACGGCCAGGACCCAGTGGGGCAAGTGGAACAACGTGGTCGGCCTGGCCGAGGAGTTCGCGGCCATCATCCGCAACGAACTCGACTTCACCAAGGAAGCAGCCAGCACCGAGGAGATCGGCCGCAACCTGGCGGCCTGGTACGGCGACAAGGTCAAGACGCCGCGCATCCACTGGGATTACACGTCACGGCGCATGCAGGTCCAGGAGTTCCTCGAGGGAGCGAAGGTCTCGCAGCTATTCCCGCGCCGGGGCGGCAAGGGGCCGGCCGCCATCGCGCTATCGGTGGAGCAGCGCAAGCGCATCGCCGAGACCCTCACGGTCTGCTTCCTGCGCCAGATCTTCGTGGACGGCTTCTTCCACGCCGATCCCCACCCGGGCAACGTGATGTTCCAGTTCCGGCGCGGCTCGGAGGGGATGCCGACGCTCGTGCTCATCGACTTCGGTATGGTCGGCCGGACCGACCCGCGCAGCCGCGAGATCCTGATCGACTTCTTCCTGGCGATGATCCAGTTCGACGCCGTGCGGGCCACCGACCGGATCCTCGAGTACGGCCAGCCGCAGCAGCGGGTGGACAAGTTCGCCCTGCAGGTCGAGCTGGATCACCTGATGCGCGAGTACCTGGGAAAGCCCACGGCCGAGGTGCAGATGGGCCAGCTCTTGCAGAAGGTGCTCGACCTGATGATGAAGTACCGCGTGCGCATGCCCACCAGCTTCCTGCTCATCTCGCGGGTGCTCGTGACGACCGAGGGAATCTGCCGCCAGCTCGATCCCGACTACATGCTCATCAAGGTCGCCGAGCCCTTCATCCGCAGCCTGATCCAGAGCCAGTTCACGTCGTTGCTCCAGGGCGAGCAGCTCATGCGCCTGGCGCTCGACGTCAAGAACTTCATGATGCGCACCCCCCGACGCATCGACGACTTCCTGACCCAGCTGACCAGCGGGCAGATTCGCATCGAAACCGACTTCCGCAACATGCACCGCATCGAGCGGACGCTCACCGTGGTCGGCAACAAGATCGCCTTTTCGCTGCTCAACGCCGCCCTGCTCCTCGCCGGCGCGCTGATGATGCACCTGGATTCCGGGCCGCGCCTCTTCGGGTTTCCGGCGCTCTCAATCGTGACGTTCTCGCTCTCGGCCCTGCTCGGAACCTGGCTGCTGATCTCGATCCTGCGCTCGGGACAGCTGAAATGA
- a CDS encoding S8 family serine peptidase, which yields MRIVPGRLPFLAALAACGLAGCAGLPAAPPPAEAPVRVELAIHADPDDCGDTIGNPDACGPGGTWDLAAVGAEAARRSLASPRPVTVAAIDTGVDPAHPDLQAAILPMVDLVEEDDYQGPGGPAAYQGRDGNGHGTHVAGTILAVAGRDVVRILPVKAIGHTGTGDDDRIARAIVAAVDWRDPSRPDVRVRAINLSIGGRTTSRQLGDAVRYAAAQDVVIVASSGNRGRGIDFPGTMPEVVAVGASNRDDELTGYSNRGPELALVAPGGDGAKGIYSTWPTYLTATDRKNAVQRPHSHAWMVGTSMAAPHVTGAAAMLLAKEPWLTARQVRDRLAASAIDLGPIGPDPYFGAGLLAVDRALASWGSDGR from the coding sequence ATGCGGATCGTGCCGGGTCGCCTACCCTTCCTCGCCGCGCTGGCAGCTTGCGGGCTCGCCGGCTGCGCGGGCCTGCCCGCGGCGCCTCCGCCCGCCGAGGCGCCGGTCCGCGTGGAACTGGCCATCCACGCGGACCCCGACGACTGCGGCGACACGATCGGCAATCCAGACGCTTGCGGGCCGGGCGGGACCTGGGACCTGGCCGCCGTCGGCGCCGAGGCGGCGCGGCGGTCGCTGGCCTCCCCGCGCCCCGTGACCGTGGCCGCCATCGATACGGGCGTCGACCCGGCCCACCCGGACCTCCAGGCCGCGATCCTGCCGATGGTCGATCTGGTCGAGGAGGACGATTACCAGGGGCCCGGCGGCCCGGCGGCCTATCAGGGCCGCGACGGCAACGGGCACGGCACACACGTGGCCGGGACGATCCTGGCCGTGGCGGGGCGCGACGTCGTGCGGATCCTGCCGGTCAAGGCGATCGGCCACACGGGCACCGGCGACGACGACCGCATCGCGCGGGCGATCGTCGCGGCTGTCGACTGGCGCGACCCGTCTCGCCCCGACGTGCGGGTGCGGGCGATCAACCTCAGCATCGGCGGCCGCACGACCTCCCGCCAGCTCGGGGACGCGGTGCGCTACGCGGCCGCGCAGGATGTCGTGATCGTCGCCTCGTCCGGCAACCGCGGCCGAGGCATCGACTTTCCCGGAACCATGCCCGAGGTGGTGGCCGTCGGCGCTTCCAACCGCGACGACGAGCTCACCGGCTACTCGAATCGCGGCCCCGAACTCGCCCTGGTCGCCCCCGGCGGAGACGGCGCGAAGGGAATCTATTCGACCTGGCCGACTTACCTGACCGCCACCGACCGCAAGAACGCGGTCCAGCGCCCGCACTCCCACGCCTGGATGGTCGGGACCTCCATGGCGGCCCCCCATGTGACCGGCGCGGCCGCGATGCTCCTCGCCAAGGAGCCGTGGCTGACGGCGCGGCAGGTCCGGGATCGCCTGGCTGCCTCGGCGATCGACCTCGGCCCTATCGGCCCCGATCCCTACTTCGGTGCCGGCCTGCTGGCCGTGGACCGCGCCCTCGCCTCGTGGGGAAGCGATGGGCGCTAG
- a CDS encoding YggS family pyridoxal phosphate-dependent enzyme, which yields MSELPVAEAIRSVRARIAEAARRAGRDPAGVGLVAVTKGVTADRVRVAAAAGISCIGENRVQEALGKAAALADLDLEWHMVGHLQRNKVAAALGLFDVIQSVDSTALLEEISGRARALGRRQRVLLQVNVARDPRKHGFEPDRLAAAVEIAGDLPGVQVEGLMTIPAQDADPDKTRATFRALRELRDRVAPGLAELSMGMTGDFEVAVEEGATLVRVGTGIFGSRN from the coding sequence ATGTCTGAACTCCCAGTCGCCGAGGCCATCCGGAGCGTGCGCGCGCGGATCGCGGAGGCGGCGCGGAGAGCGGGCAGGGACCCGGCCGGTGTCGGTCTGGTGGCGGTTACCAAGGGGGTCACGGCCGACCGCGTGCGCGTTGCCGCAGCGGCCGGCATCTCGTGCATAGGGGAAAATCGCGTGCAAGAGGCTCTGGGCAAGGCCGCCGCCCTGGCGGACCTGGACCTGGAATGGCACATGGTGGGCCATCTGCAGCGCAACAAGGTTGCCGCGGCCCTGGGCCTCTTCGACGTGATCCAGAGCGTGGACTCGACGGCCCTGCTGGAGGAGATTTCCGGGCGGGCGCGGGCGCTGGGGCGCCGGCAGCGGGTCCTCTTGCAGGTCAATGTGGCGCGCGACCCGCGCAAGCACGGTTTCGAACCCGATCGGCTCGCCGCCGCGGTGGAGATCGCCGGCGATCTCCCGGGCGTGCAGGTGGAAGGCCTCATGACGATTCCGGCGCAGGACGCCGATCCCGACAAAACCAGGGCGACCTTCCGCGCTCTGCGCGAGCTGCGGGATCGGGTCGCGCCCGGCCTGGCGGAACTTTCGATGGGTATGACGGGCGACTTCGAAGTCGCCGTGGAAGAGGGCGCTACCCTCGTGCGGGTGGGAACCGGCATCTTCGGTAGTCGCAACTGA
- a CDS encoding cell division protein SepF, producing the protein MSADVMQRMKDFFLGPQAMGDYEEEHEEPAETTKRGRNISVLHGAPLAETLVLEPRSFDDALSIISHLREKRQVILNLHTVPADERQRLVDFLSGATLALDGYQERVSETIFAFSPSNHKISRPTEQWGIVAGGHRDLAYKVK; encoded by the coding sequence ATGAGCGCCGACGTGATGCAGCGGATGAAGGATTTCTTCCTCGGCCCGCAGGCGATGGGGGACTACGAGGAAGAGCACGAGGAGCCCGCCGAGACCACCAAGCGCGGACGCAACATCTCCGTGCTGCACGGCGCGCCGCTGGCCGAGACCCTGGTGCTCGAGCCGCGGTCGTTCGACGACGCCCTGTCGATCATCTCCCACCTGCGCGAGAAGCGGCAGGTCATCCTGAACCTGCACACCGTGCCGGCCGACGAGCGGCAGCGCCTGGTGGACTTCCTGTCCGGCGCCACGCTCGCCCTCGACGGCTACCAGGAGCGGGTCAGCGAGACGATCTTCGCCTTCTCGCCCTCCAACCACAAGATCTCCCGGCCCACCGAGCAGTGGGGCATCGTGGCCGGCGGCCACCGCGACCTCGCCTACAAGGTCAAGTAG